In a single window of the Allobranchiibius huperziae genome:
- a CDS encoding FMN-binding negative transcriptional regulator gives MYSPEHNRVDEQEARDFVAAAAAGTLITVGADGTPDATFVPVLWEGDRVLAHLARAGEQWSRVVDGSQALLVVQGPHRYITPSWYASKREHGRVVPTWNYSAVQLRGTVQLHDDAAWTLDMVTRLTQAHESPRERPWAVDDAPAKWVDGRLRAIVGIEIAVKSVQARAKWSQDKDAADRAGVLEGLAGEGDEESADRVRRGRL, from the coding sequence ATGTACTCCCCTGAACACAACCGGGTCGACGAGCAGGAAGCGCGCGACTTCGTGGCAGCCGCCGCTGCCGGCACGCTGATCACGGTGGGCGCCGATGGCACGCCCGACGCGACCTTCGTGCCGGTGCTGTGGGAGGGCGACCGGGTGCTCGCGCACCTCGCCCGGGCCGGCGAACAGTGGTCACGGGTGGTCGACGGATCGCAGGCGCTGCTGGTCGTGCAGGGGCCGCACCGCTACATCACGCCGAGCTGGTACGCGTCCAAGCGCGAGCACGGCCGCGTGGTGCCGACCTGGAACTACTCCGCCGTGCAGTTGCGCGGCACCGTGCAACTGCACGACGACGCCGCCTGGACCCTCGACATGGTCACCCGGCTCACGCAGGCGCACGAGTCGCCGCGCGAGCGGCCCTGGGCGGTCGACGACGCCCCGGCGAAGTGGGTCGACGGGCGGCTGCGCGCCATCGTCGGCATCGAGATCGCGGTGAAGTCGGTGCAGGCGCGGGCCAAGTGGAGCCAGGACAAGGACGCCGCCGACCGCGCCGGCGTGCTCGAAGGGCTGGCGGGCGAGGGCGACGAGGAGTCAGCCGACCGCGTACGCCGCGGCCGCCTGTGA